The Loxodonta africana isolate mLoxAfr1 chromosome 1, mLoxAfr1.hap2, whole genome shotgun sequence genomic sequence GCTGTatttttggaagaagaaaaacaacagagaagcAGGTAAGGGAAGAAAGTAAAACATTGTGAAAACAGTCACATGCCAAATTTCAAtttgtgaaatgtatgaagtccTGTTTTATGACTGTCAAAGGTCAAACttagttttcttctgttattaaaaaaaaaaaaactattagaataTCTAAATTGACAGAATTGGCTTTCTTAGCTAGGTTTCCTAAAATCTCTGTTCCTGAAACCAGTATGTTTCTTGTTATAAGGACTTTTTTCccctatatgaaaaaaaaattaaaaatagtctATCATCTTCCTTCACGTCTCTGCCTTGGAGGTCTTTGGAGTCTTTCTGTAATCTTAATGAAAAATCAAACTGTGTTTAAGATATTTTAAGATGACTGACATAGATTGTTCTTGAGATCCtgctttgttgttagttgctgtcaagttaaccttatgcataacagaatgaaatgttgcctgatctgcgccatcttcatgatcattggtatacttgagtccagtgttgtggccgctgtgtatttgagtgccttccaacccagaggGCTCACCTTcctgcactgtatcagacaatattctgttgtgatccataagattttcattggctaatttttggaagtagatcactagatgttcttcccagcctgtcttagtctgaaagctctgctgaaacctatggGTGATCctcctggtattttaaataccagtgatGTAGCTCCCAGCAtgatgcaagccaccacagtatgacaaactaacagacactaGGCTACTTTAAAATGAATTACCTAGAATTGCTAGGTAAAATAATTTGTGCATTTAAAATTTCGAGAGATATTGCTAAATTGTCCTCTATAGAGGTTATATGAGTTAGTCTCACCATCAGTGTATATAAAAGTTCCTGTTACCCCACTGCctgaccaaacccaaacccattgctgtcaagtcgattccaactcatagcgaccctatagaacagagaagaactgccccgtaggatttcgaaggagtggctgctggattcgaactgccgacctttggattagcagccgagctcttaatcactgtgccaccaggttccgCTCCCTGACCAGAAAGCAGTTAATCAGGCCTTTTTAGTATTTGGTAACCTGACAGGAAATAATATCTCgttataattttaatttatatttccctTATTATAAGTGaagttgatttttttgtttgtttccattgttgtttttattgttcttgTAAACTGTGCTACAAAGAGCATTCCTGTACATAAGCCTTTGAGAACTTACGTTAACACACCAGCAGGCAGTTTACACTAATAAAAAATTTACACTAAATCAAATAGTtggattaaaataaaatttatagctATTAGCAAATTGCTCTCTAAGCAGCTACAATTAAAGCTCCTACTACCAAAGCATTCAACTGCCTGCTTCTTTCACACACTCACAAACATCGGGTATCAAACTTTTTAATCTTTATCAATCTAACAGGTGAGataatgtgatatatatatatataatttttattgtcctttaagtgaaagtttacaaatcaagtcagtctctcacacaaaaacttatacacaccttgctacatactcccaattactctccccctaatgagacagcccgctccctccctcaactctctcttttcgtgtccatttcaccaccttctaaccccctccaccctctcatctcccctccaggcaggagatgccaacatagtctcaagtgtccacctgatccaagaagctcactcctcaccagcatccctctccaacccattgtccagtccaatccatgtctgaagagttggctctgggaatggttcccgtccaggggcaacagaaggtctgggggccatgaccactggggtgcttctagccacagtcagaccattaagtctggtcttatgagaatttggggtctgcatcccactgctctcctgctccctcaggggttctctattgtgttccctgtcggggcagtcatcggttgtagctgggcaccatctagttcttctggtctcagaatgatgtagcctctggttcatgtggccctttctgtctcttgggctcgttattatcttgtgttcttggtgttcttcattctcctttcatccaggtgggttgagagtcattgatgcatcttagatggccacttgctagtgtttaagaccgaggttgattatttttatatgtttaagagctatttttctttcctttttttattcatACCCTTTGATTTTTCTGCAGGTtagctgatttctttttttcttaattataggAGCTCTTTATGTATTAGGGAGATAAGTCCTTTGTGATATGAAATGGAACCATTTTTCCCAGTTATGTTTCCTGGCTTTATTTTAGTCTTTGACTTTGGTTATGGTGTTTTTGCTTTCATCATgcagaattttaaaattacatgtaGTTGAATTTGTCGGTCTTTTTTATGGATTCTGTTTTGTGACATACTTAGACTTTCCTCATGCCAAGTTTATAAAAAATTCTCCCATGTGTTATTCTAGTACTTTAACGTTTTGTTTCCTGCCCGACTCACCCCATTTAACTCTTAAAtctatctggaatttatttttgcatGAGATGTGAGGTATAAATCCACCTTTTTTCCATATGGCTAGCACCTTTCCTCTATTGATTTGAGTTATCACTtctaattcagtactgaagtcattcctgaggttcactcttcagccaaagattagacaggcctccagaagaactagatggtgcccggctacaaccgatgactgccctgacagggaacacaacagagaacccctgagggagcaggagaccagtgggatgcagacctcaaattctcataagaccagatttaatggtctaactgagactggaaggaccccggtggtcatggcccccagaccttccattgccccaggacaggaaccattcctgaagccaactcttcagacatggattggaccagacaatgggttggagagggatgctggtgaggaatgagcttcttggatcaggtagacgtttgagactatgttggcatctcctgcctggaggggagatgagagggtggagggggttagaagctggcgaaaaggacatgaaaaaagagagtggagggagagagcaggctgtctcatttggggaaGAGTAATCGGGGGtgtgtggcaaggtgtatatggatttttgtgtgagagactgacttgatttgtaaactttcacttaaagcacagtaaaaattaataaaaaagagattagacaggcctataaaacaaacaataacacacataattcaaccgtatatgagactaaatgggcaaaccAGCCCAAAAAcgaaagacaagaaggcaggaagggacagaaaaactggatgaatggaaatagaAGTGAGGAACCCGAGGTCAAGatggggagagtgttaacatattacaggttggcaaccagtgtcaataactgtgtattaattgtttaatgaggaactaggttgctctgtaaacttttacctaaagcacacagacacacataaaaGTGTGCAGAGCAGTGATTTCTCAACTCTTGGGGCGCCTATTAGAATTTGGTCAGAGCTACAGCCCCCTTCCCTCTGTGACAAACCCTGCTGTAGTAAGCTGCTATTACTGAGGGGAATATATCTGGCTCAAGTGTGTTGGGTCAAGAAATAGCTTTTAAACATTGATCCAGGGATTTCCCCTTTGAATGAGACTCATCTTTCACACAGTCTTATAAAATTCACCTGGTGCCACAGCTGCAGCTAGTGACTTCGGGGATGTCACTACTGGATGTTGCTAGTGACTTCAGGGTTCTTACTTTAATGAGAAAAGAGCCCTAGGGAGTCTAGAAGTAAAGTGAGAGCCTTTCCAAAGAAACTGAAACTCTTCACTTTTGAGTCATTTGTAAAATTTACAGTTTTACCTTGGTAAATTTACTTGGGTGGACGATATGCCATCCTGGCTAGGGAAAGTCAGCCTTGAATTGGGCTATATTATGACTGCATTTTGGCTGAGGGTACAGGTCAGAAAAGAGCGTGGccctttaaaaaagtaaaattgtgAGCATACCGCTCATTATAAAGGCTAGCAGAATTCTACCCACCAGGCTAGAGGAGACCTGTCTGGTAGGTCTCCTTATAACACTGACAAGAGGATGGATCCATACCTCCTGGATATCCCCAAGGAGTGTTCTTTCAAGTTAAGGGGTTGACCTGCTTGTTTGGTTTGGTAGGGGAGGATGCAGAATGTCTTTTACATTCATTCAATACCATAAATACCATAAAATTGTTCTTTTATTTGGGCTACTTAGGAAGTAGCTTGTCACTTTGAACTTTGTGGTAGCAAATGTTATCTGTGCTTGAAAGTCCCAGTGGCAGTGCCACCTCAGTGAAATGGCTGGTGTTGATTTCTTTTCTTAGAGTCTATTTGTTAACCGATAGAGCATCTCATCAAGTAGAGGAACTAGATGGAGACATAAAGTAGTGAAGGAAGCTAGAAATTGTTTGTTTTAGTGTAGGCTGTTTTTCACCTTCGTTTTTATTTGTTTGCATCAGAGATTGTTggacacattaaaaaataaatttaccaaGAATACAGTGGAACTCCGTTAAAATGGTCATGTTGTAAAGAATTATCATCCACGTTATAGGCTTAATTATATCTAAGAATTGGCTAGTTTATTCCATTCATCGATATGTCTGGGAGACAAGCCCCTGGTATAATAGTGAGAAACCAATGTGACTCTACCATATTAAATATCATCAGGATTTGAGGGAAGACCTTTACACAGATCTCTGTGTATCTATTCAATGATAGTTTATTCTTCCTGTTTTTCCTTCTTgctccatttttctcttttcaaaagTTAGAACAGTCATGTTAGCATGCCCTTGAGTAACTCCCAGGTCTGAATCTTGAAAAGCAGATTTCACTTAGCCAGCTGCCCCCTTTTCAGTTTTAACCATGAATGTTACATTTGGCAGGTTTTTCCCACTcattcttcctccttcctcatccATTCTCTCTGCCCTCCACTGGGGTTCTGCTCAAATGGATTGTCATCCCCCAGATCATTCAGCAACTGAACTAATTCGCCCACCAATGGGAAGGTCCCACATCGGGAGGTACTTACTCCTTCCAGGCTCTTCCTGAGGAAAGCAAGCTTCCTTCCATGTGGCAGGAgtgaattttatatttatttggcCTTGTGACTGATAAAATGGGCAGTTTAGGGGAACTGGAGAGGAGATGGCAGTTTTAACAGAGAAAAAACATTTGGTGGAGACGATCCCTTCTGCCTCCTTCGGGCGTGTCCCTCTTCTGGGCATCTCTTCAGGATTTCATTCCTCCGTCCCACTGCCGTTCACAACTGACCTTTCCAACCGCTCCAGAACTCTTGGCCCTGGCATTCCGTGATGTAAATTATTCCACACATGGCTCAAAATGGGTGCAAAGCAGTGTTGCCAGGTGTCGGATCACTAGTGTAAGTTTACTGGATCtcgggggagggaggagaaagggggagAAGTCGCTCTTGGAATTTATACAGTTAGTTGTTCCTGTTTCAGCCAAAGCACGATAACTGAGCTGTACGAGCGTGATGCTGTCGATGGCTGTGGGGAGCCAGAGCTCAGGGCTCGGAGCCGGGGCGGATTTCTGGTTGAGGTTTTCTTCTTTGAAGGTTCTAGTGTTGGGATATAGAGTATTTGGAATTGAACAGTTAGTAGTCCTGTTGCAGCGAGGGAACAGAGGACCTACGGGACAGACCGTGGACAATACTGCTTGGGATTATGGTACCTCTTCTTTTGTCTCAAAATGTAGGGGAACTGGCTTTCCTGTTTTTCCTAAAGATAGCCAAAATATGGCAAGAAAACTCTTCAGATTGCTCACCCTGTTTAGGAACATCCAGTCACAAAATTAAAAGATTTCTGTAGCTATGAGCTCTTTACTAAAACAAAAGTCTTATTTCCCCCCTTGTATATGATGTTACAGTCGTGGTTCATAGCCCCTTTAGGGAATCTGTGAGTGAAGGAGGTTGCCGCCAACTATCTTTTTGATTGGTCTTGATTCTTTTTTGACTTGTAAGTTGAGGGTTTATTTTCATTAGAAACAATTTAAATTTAGTAGTTTATCTCTTGAATGAccgcaacatttttttttaagttgtgttaATGATAAGCAAATAGTGGAAAAACTCACATGAATTACACAGTTATTTATCTAGAGAAGTATATTGTGTTGATGCTGTTGGCTTTAATTGGCTCTGCTGAACCGTACTTTCCTGTTCCTTCTCTTTGTAGTTGTcatggatgatgatgatgactcGTGTCTCCTTGATCTTATTGGGTAAGATGCTCATTCCAAACTCAGGGTAAATCACATATCTGAGGTGTGCTGTACTAAAGCAACCTAATAAGCACATTAAAACCCAGTGGGTTTGAAAATAAACATCAAGTAATCATCATAGAGATAGTAGAGACAAATAGAGACATAGATTAATATAGGGGGCATGATTTAATAATTGTTTATTAAATttaaggggtcctggtggcacagtggttaagtgcccagctgccagctgaaaggtcagcagttctaactcactagccgctccatgggagaaagatgtggcagtctgcttgtataaagatttacagccttggaaaccctgtggggcagttttactctgtcctatagggtggctatgaatcagaattgacttgacagcagtgggtttgatttggtttggaaactctgtggagcagttctaccctgtcctatggagttgctatgagttggaatcaactcgactgcaatggatttttttgtcttgtttttttctttggtttattaGATTGATTTCTAACAAATCCCAGAAGGCAGAAATGAGCGATCATAGGGCATGGAACAacatcaaaacagaacaaagcaaaacactaCTAATAAAATTGTTTTGGAATAGAAAAATTAGGGCGAGGGTTTTACAAAAACTGATGTGTCATTTCCTCTTTAGTAAGAATGAGTCCTAAGTataattaatatatttatttgttatgctccccttgtttttgttttctagagACCCACAAGCACTGAACTATTTTCTTCATGGACCTAGTAATAAATCTGTAAGTCATACTGAGAACATTGCAGACACAAGTTTGGCTTCTTTACAGTTGAAGTAACCACCTTGTTGCATGTGTACTTTTGCAGAGCAACGATGACTTGACGAATACAGGATATTCTGCAGCCAACTCAAATTCCATTTTCGCCAGCTCTAGTGTGAGTACTGAAAACTGTCATGACCAAGTATTTCTGTCCCATTTCTGCCTCACTGGTGCCTTGTGGATTGAGGCTTTAATAGCCTTCGTATTATGATAAGAACCCTTATCTAGTCTTTTGTAACTGACATGGAAGGAAAATCTATTGACCTATGTCAACATTTTCTACTTTTAACTTAGCTGATTAAGACAATATGAGGTTTACTTTGCCATTTTTTATAAGCTTTCAACCTTCTTTCTAAAATGACTAGAAATGTTATAACCTGAGAAAGTCCAATCAGAATACTCTGAACTTTGTTATATAAGCTTAAAGAAATTACTCCTAATAGTAGCAATTAACTAATCATTTTTACCTTAAATCagaaaaaatattatattaaTTACGGACACTTAATGAGCATTTAGTGTATGCTTGGCACAAAGGCCTTAACATATATtaacctcatttaattctcacaataattcCATGAAGTAGGTTATTATCCATATTTTATATGTGAGGAAactaaaacacagagaagattacACAACCAGATTTGCAGAGATAGGATTTTAACCCAGCCACCAGGctcaaggtccctaggtggctcaAACAGTTTGCACCTAACTACTAAACTAGAGATtggtaattcaaacccacccagtggtactgcagaaaaaaggcctggctgtctgcctcggttaaaattacagccaagaaaaccctatggagcatgttctactctgaaacacaggggtcgccatgaatcagaattgacttgaccgcaatgggtttgtttgctttttaccgGGCTCTGGAACCCATGTCATAAGCTCTAGGAACATCTAGACAGAAATCTGAGCTGGCGACTGGGGGAGTCTGTCTGGAGACTATTCAGATGACTGTGTTTAAGCCTTGTCTTCGTTTAATCTTTTCAACTACCTTGTTCTATCACTGGTTGTAGTCGGGGGTCAGACCGCTCTGCCACTTAACTAGCTGTGTAACCCTGGACATGTCACTAAAGCTCTGTAAGACTCAGTTTCCTGATTTATGAAACCGGGATAAtaatagaactacctcatagagtggTTAAGATTAACTGACTAATCCATGGAAATCACTTGGTAGAGGGCTCAGTAAACGTTAGTTTATAATCATCATCatggtttttattttccttacctataaaatgaGATAGTATTCAGAAATTCCTTGGGAATGCAGAACTCTTTCAAGTGTTTGAGTGTGTGAGGTACGCCAGGACACCTCTGCATACAGGAGATGGCTTAAAGGTGACAACAGTGGTTTCCTGTAAGCTGTGCGAGTCAGTTTCATATCTGAAATTCATTCCGAACGAGTAACAAGTAACTACATGTGATGCCATTAAGCCCATTAAGCCAATACCTAGCCTGTCCCTCAATATTAATAATTCTTATTTACCACCTCTCCCACTTCCATGTGAGTAGTAATTGAAGCTTTTCTGACTGCTTCATTCAGTATGTATACTTACTAGGAACTTGTCACTTATAATAGCAGTGTTAGAAATGCTCAGAAAAATGTGGGTGTTTAAACCTGTCTTCTGTTAATTTGTGTATTGTAAAAAGCAGTAAACTACATATCGCCACTCAGCAGATATTCATAACTACCTGCATATTTCTGTGCAAAAAATTATCCTCCTTGGTATCAGTTGGTTCCCCCACTTCCTTTCACATGCTTCCTGAAGTCCTAAAATGATGTCTACCTAACTCAGACCACATTAGGGCTATTTCAACGATTGAGTCAGTGTCAGATTAACTAGTCTTGGTTTTCCTGTCTAGCTCTTTGCAACTTCTAGCCCCCAACACTTTATTAGTCTGGAACAGAGAATCTCCACAGCTTTGCAAGTCAGAGCACTCATTCTTGATTGATCTacatactttaattttttttctttaccttagTTTTAAATGGCTGTTGactctttttctttaataattttgaCATGTCCCATGAAAGACTGCTAAAAAGTTGAATGTGTATCATATTTATCATTGACTGTATTTAATTCTCTTCAGATGCCTATGTTGTCTCTAGTtggacacaaaaaaaaaagtgggtgtttaataaatgttaattgaCTGTTATTTGAGTAGGAGACCgaagtgatttttaaaacatctttATAAGCCGATTATGCCTGAGAAATCAATTAACCACTTACTTTATGTCAGAAGCTTGTTTTTATCTCAGCTAGTTGGGAGGGATGAGAAGGGGAAAGAACTAGGGTCTTCTTTCAGACTAGTCTAGTTCTAGGCCATCTTCTGGATCTCTAGCAGAACGACACCCAGAGCTCCCACAAATCACTTACATTCCTATGTGACACACAGGAGTCCGTCTCCTGGACATACATCTGGGCCTGAGACTCACTCAACCCTTGGACAGGaagcaatttggaaaaaaaaaagtccatgccAGTATCTCAAAGGTGAAGCTAAACTCCAAGCAATCCTCAATATGTTCACATTATTTATCTATTCCCTATAAAATAGTTTACCAGATCAAGGAGtacatatatttacaaaaataatgtTCGACATCATTGCTAAGAACATAAAGTATCAGAATAAGGTGAGCAGTTTGGAGAGCTGTATCTGAAAACCAGACTGTTACACTTTATTCATATTCAAAAATAGAATTACTATTACTTAAAAAAGAATCTTTTCAAAGGTTGAAAATGCCATATAACATGCTGCTTATTTTTTTTAGAATGCTGATCCTAAGTCATCCCTCAAAGGTGTAAGCAACCAGCTTGGAGAAGGGCCCAGTGATGGACTGCCACTTTCAAGTAGCCTTCAGTTTCTTGAAGATGAACTTGAGTCTTCTCCTCTTCCTGATCTCACTGAGGACCAACCTTTCGACATTCTTCAGAAATCCTTGCAGGAAGCCAATATCACTGAACAGACATTGGCAGAAGAGGCATATTTGGATGCCAGTATAGGTTCCAGCCAACAGTTTGCACAAGCTCAGCTTCATCCTTCTTCATCAGCATCCTTTACTCAGGCTTCTAATGTTTCTAATTACTCAGGTCAGACGCTGCAACCTATAGGAGTGACTCACGTGCCTGTTGGAGCATCGTTTGCAAGCAATACAGTGGGTGTGCAACATGGCTTTATGCAACACGTGGGCATCAGTGTTCCCAGCCAGCACTTGTCTAATAGCAGTCAGATTAGTGGTTCTGGTCAAATACAGTTAATTGGGTCATTTGGTAATCAGCCTTCCATGATGACTATTAATAACCTAGATGGATCTCAAATCATATTAAAGGGCAGTGGGCAGCAAGCCCCATCAAATGTGAGTGGAGGGCTGCTGGTTCACAGACAGACTCCTAATGGCAATTCCTTGTTTGGAAACTCCAGTTCCAGTCCGGTAGCACAGCCTGTTACTGTTCCATTTAACAGCACAAATTTTCAAACGTCTTTACCTGTGCATAACATCATCATACAAAGGGGTCTTGCACCAAATTCAAATAAAGTCCCAATTAATATCCAGCCAAAGCCTATCCAGATGGGTCAGCAAAATACATACAATGTGAACAATTTGGGAATACAGCAGCACCATGTACAACAAGGGATCTCTTTTGCTTCTGCAAGCTCACCCCAGGGCTCAGTAGTTGGTCCACACATGTCTGTGAACATTGTAAATCAACAGAACGCAAGAAAACCAGTCACCTCACAGGCAGTGAGCAGTGCTGGGGGTAGTATCGTTATTCATTCTCCCATGGGCCAGCCTCATGCACCCCAGAGTCAGTTCCTCATACCTACAAGCCTttctgtcagttccaactcggtACACCATGTCCAGACCATAAATGGGCAACTTCTTCAGACTCAACCATCTCAGCTCCTTTCTGGCCAAGTGGCCTCAGAGCATGTCATGTTGAACAGAAACTCTTCCAACATGCTCAGGACCAACCAACCATATTCTGGACAAATGCTTAACAACCAGAATCCCGCCGTCCAGTTAGTGTCTGGACAGACGTTTGCCGCGTCTGGAAGCCCAGTGATAGTCAATCATGCTTCTCCTCAGATAGTTGGTGGACAGATGCCCTTGCAGCAGGCATCACCAACTGTATTA encodes the following:
- the BICRAL gene encoding BRD4-interacting chromatin-remodeling complex-associated protein-like isoform X1, yielding MLSMAVGSQSSGLGAGADFWLRFSSLKVLVLGYRVFGIEQLVVLLQRGNRGPTGQTVDNTAWDYVVMDDDDDSCLLDLIGDPQALNYFLHGPSNKSSNDDLTNTGYSAANSNSIFASSSNADPKSSLKGVSNQLGEGPSDGLPLSSSLQFLEDELESSPLPDLTEDQPFDILQKSLQEANITEQTLAEEAYLDASIGSSQQFAQAQLHPSSSASFTQASNVSNYSGQTLQPIGVTHVPVGASFASNTVGVQHGFMQHVGISVPSQHLSNSSQISGSGQIQLIGSFGNQPSMMTINNLDGSQIILKGSGQQAPSNVSGGLLVHRQTPNGNSLFGNSSSSPVAQPVTVPFNSTNFQTSLPVHNIIIQRGLAPNSNKVPINIQPKPIQMGQQNTYNVNNLGIQQHHVQQGISFASASSPQGSVVGPHMSVNIVNQQNARKPVTSQAVSSAGGSIVIHSPMGQPHAPQSQFLIPTSLSVSSNSVHHVQTINGQLLQTQPSQLLSGQVASEHVMLNRNSSNMLRTNQPYSGQMLNNQNPAVQLVSGQTFAASGSPVIVNHASPQIVGGQMPLQQASPTVLHLSPGQSSVSQGRPGFTTMPSVTSMAGPSRFPVVSSSSTVHPNVGSAVQSGASGSNFTGDQLTQPNRTPAPASVSHRLPVCSSKSTSTFSNTPGAGTQQQFFCQAQKKSLNQTSPISASKTTDGLRPAQIPGLLSTALPGQDSGSKGIPASLGVTQAQQEKVVGSSPVQPTVQVDSHTGGQKRPAAKQLTKGAFILQQLQRDQAHAVTPDKSQFRSLSDAVQRLLSYHVCQGSMPTEEDLRKVDNEFETVATQLLKRTQAMLNKYRCLLLEDAMRIDPSAEMVMIDRMFNQEERASLSRDKRLALVDPDGFQADFCCSFKLDKATHETQRGRSDQHGCKTSSLHLTAKAQSRDRAKPGMAEPTNHDQFHLVPNHIVVSAEGNISKKTECLGRALKFDKAGLVQYRSASEEKTSRRDSLKASECSPGPEGHRKTSSRPDRSSESKLSSILVDSHLEMTCNNSFQDKTLRNSPKNEVLHTDIMKGSGEPQPDLQLSKSLETTFKNILELKKAGRQPQSDPAVSSSVELDFPNFSPMALQENCLEKFIPDHSEGVVETDSILEAAVNSILEC